A window of the Candidatus Methylomirabilota bacterium genome harbors these coding sequences:
- a CDS encoding type II toxin-antitoxin system RelE/ParE family toxin, giving the protein MRLRVRFTPSGRRQFLDAIAYILRDNPAAARRLRQRAERVLRRLERFPESGRVLPEFLDLPYREVIVAPYRFFYRVVDRTVWVVGVWHGAQIPEEPRGERSGR; this is encoded by the coding sequence GTGAGGTTGCGGGTCCGTTTCACGCCGTCCGGCCGGAGGCAGTTCCTTGATGCTATCGCGTACATCCTTCGGGACAATCCCGCCGCCGCCCGACGGTTGCGTCAGCGAGCCGAACGTGTGCTGCGCCGGCTGGAACGGTTTCCCGAATCGGGCCGTGTCCTTCCCGAGTTTCTCGATCTTCCGTATCGCGAGGTTATTGTTGCCCCGTACCGCTTCTTCTATCGTGTTGTGGACAGGACAGTCTGGGTCGTCGGCGTCTGGCATGGCGCCCAGATTCCAGAGGAGCCCAGAGGTGAGCGGTCGGGGAGATAG
- a CDS encoding integrase core domain-containing protein codes for MWTADYKGKFRTGDGRHCYPLTVADGFSRYLLGCQALGSTAVHETKPVLTPLFKEYGLPKRIRTDNGVPLATTTLVRLPKLSAWWVRLGILPELIEPGRPAQNGRHERMHRALKAATTRPAAGSLAVQQRRFNGFRQEFNHERPHEALDQETPAACYTASARPMPDRLPPLEYPDRFEVRYVSANGGIRWNRRWVNVSTVCIGEYVGLEEIDDGISNVYFGPLKLGRLLERHLRIEDAYGRLNRRTV; via the coding sequence GTGTGGACCGCCGACTACAAGGGCAAGTTCAGGACCGGCGACGGCCGCCACTGCTATCCGCTGACTGTGGCCGATGGCTTCAGTCGCTACCTGCTCGGCTGTCAGGCGCTCGGGTCCACGGCCGTCCACGAGACCAAGCCGGTCCTTACCCCGCTGTTCAAAGAGTATGGCCTGCCCAAGCGGATCCGCACCGACAACGGCGTGCCCCTTGCCACCACCACCTTGGTCCGGCTCCCCAAGCTCTCGGCGTGGTGGGTGCGCCTGGGCATCCTCCCGGAGCTCATCGAGCCCGGCCGCCCGGCGCAAAACGGCCGGCATGAGCGCATGCACCGCGCCCTGAAAGCGGCGACGACTCGGCCGGCGGCGGGCAGCCTCGCCGTCCAGCAGCGCCGGTTCAACGGCTTTCGCCAGGAGTTCAACCACGAGCGCCCGCACGAGGCCCTCGATCAAGAGACGCCGGCGGCGTGCTACACGGCGTCGGCGCGACCGATGCCGGACCGGTTGCCGCCGCTCGAGTATCCCGATCGCTTCGAAGTGCGCTACGTCAGCGCCAACGGCGGCATCCGTTGGAACCGCCGCTGGGTGAACGTTTCCACCGTCTGCATTGGTGAATACGTCGGCCTCGAGGAGATCGACGATGGGATATCGAACGTCTACTTCGGACCGCTGAAGCTCGGCCGTCTGCTCGAGCGCCACCTGCGCATCGAAGACGCGTATGGGAGACTGAACCGCCGAACCGTGTAA
- a CDS encoding amidohydrolase family protein → MTPFRVIDADGHCVEHDTQIAEYATYLGRSLKSSDRSCFSYFPSLDGWFRAASDRIAHGDPESWVSFLADTGMEMTFLYPTAGLAFGLIQDRDWSIGLAKAYNDWLYHTYTKRDSRLQGIALLPVLDVPAAVTELRRTVRELGMRGALLPAATVLGKAFGHRDFDPLYEEAERLDVPVAFHGAPSRGFGFDFFDSFIKAHTLEHPFAILIQFTSLMFDGVFERFPKLRVAFLECGAGWVPYMMDRMDEEFEKRGKRWCPFLRRKPSQYIREGNIYFSCEVEERTLPYVVELVGEDRIFFASDYPHERARPDFLHDIPEFVGRTDLSDKVKEKILLHNARRFYRLD, encoded by the coding sequence ATGACACCGTTCCGGGTGATCGACGCCGATGGTCACTGCGTCGAGCACGACACTCAGATCGCCGAGTACGCCACGTACCTGGGCCGATCCCTCAAGAGCAGCGACCGGTCGTGCTTCTCTTACTTTCCGTCGCTCGACGGATGGTTTCGGGCCGCCTCCGATCGCATCGCCCATGGCGACCCCGAATCGTGGGTGAGCTTCCTGGCCGACACCGGGATGGAGATGACGTTTCTCTACCCCACGGCCGGCCTGGCCTTCGGCCTCATCCAGGACCGCGACTGGTCGATCGGGCTGGCCAAGGCCTACAACGACTGGCTCTACCACACGTATACGAAGCGGGATTCCCGCCTCCAGGGCATCGCGCTCCTGCCCGTCCTGGACGTGCCGGCCGCGGTGACGGAGCTGCGGCGCACGGTGCGCGAGCTCGGGATGCGGGGCGCCCTGCTGCCGGCGGCGACGGTGCTGGGCAAGGCCTTCGGCCACCGCGACTTCGATCCCCTCTACGAGGAGGCCGAGCGGCTGGACGTGCCCGTCGCCTTCCACGGAGCGCCCAGCCGGGGGTTCGGCTTCGACTTCTTCGACTCCTTCATCAAGGCCCACACCCTCGAGCACCCGTTCGCCATCCTCATCCAGTTCACCAGCCTCATGTTCGACGGCGTCTTCGAGCGCTTCCCGAAGCTGAGAGTCGCCTTCCTCGAGTGCGGCGCCGGCTGGGTGCCCTACATGATGGATCGCATGGATGAGGAATTCGAGAAGCGGGGCAAGCGCTGGTGTCCGTTCCTCCGACGGAAGCCCAGCCAGTACATCCGGGAAGGCAACATCTACTTCTCGTGCGAGGTCGAGGAACGGACGCTGCCGTACGTCGTCGAGCTGGTGGGCGAGGACCGGATCTTCTTCGCCTCCGACTACCCGCACGAGCGCGCCCGACCCGACTTCCTGCACGACATCCCCGAGTTCGTCGGGCGGACCGATCTCTCGGACAAGGTGAAGGAGAAGATCCTCCTGCACAACGCCCGGCGCTTCTACCGGCTGGACTAG
- a CDS encoding 3-oxoacyl-ACP reductase family protein gives MKLKDRIAVVTGAGQGIGRAYAHRLVAEGARVVVAELNEAKGKAVAEECQAAGGQALFVRTDVADEGSCHDMAASTVRQFGRLDILVNNAAIFSTIRMKPFWELSVAEWDQLMSVNVRGVWLASKAVVPQMQRQRSGRIINISSAAIFVGRPNYLHYIASKGAVFAMTRAMARELGDVGITVNTITPGATYTEIPRETVTPEQREAMLRAQCVKRPEEPKDLVGTVVFLASDDAAFITGQTITVNGGLTFY, from the coding sequence CTGAAGCTCAAGGATCGGATCGCGGTGGTCACCGGCGCCGGCCAGGGCATCGGGCGCGCCTACGCCCATCGGCTCGTCGCCGAGGGCGCCAGGGTCGTCGTGGCCGAGCTGAACGAGGCCAAAGGCAAAGCGGTCGCCGAGGAATGCCAGGCCGCGGGCGGCCAGGCCCTCTTCGTGCGGACGGACGTGGCCGACGAGGGGAGCTGCCACGACATGGCGGCCTCCACCGTGCGCCAGTTCGGCCGGCTTGACATCCTCGTCAACAACGCGGCGATCTTCTCCACCATCAGGATGAAGCCCTTCTGGGAGCTCAGCGTGGCGGAGTGGGACCAGCTCATGTCCGTCAACGTGCGAGGCGTGTGGTTGGCGAGCAAGGCGGTCGTTCCCCAGATGCAGCGGCAGCGAAGCGGGAGGATCATCAACATCTCCTCGGCGGCCATCTTCGTGGGCCGCCCGAACTACCTGCACTACATCGCGTCGAAGGGCGCGGTGTTCGCCATGACCCGCGCCATGGCGCGGGAGCTCGGCGATGTTGGAATTACCGTCAACACCATCACCCCCGGCGCGACCTACACCGAGATCCCGCGGGAGACGGTGACTCCGGAGCAGCGCGAGGCCATGCTGCGCGCCCAATGCGTCAAGCGCCCCGAAGAGCCGAAGGACCTGGTGGGGACCGTGGTCTTCCTGGCCTCGGACGACGCCGCCTTCATCACCGGGCAGACCATCACCGTCAACGGCGGCTTGACCTTCTACTAG
- a CDS encoding cupin domain-containing protein — MAGPRTATTTATDEAQAFYQELERNHLVALWNVATNLLPKEPRGRAIPHLWRWDTMLPLVKRAGELAPLSRGAERRVLGFINPGLPTRYGATHTLWAGFQYLLPREVAPAHRHSPAAIRFIVQGDGAFTTVDGDKCVMSRGDLVLTPPWTWHDHGNESDEPMIWLDGLDLPLVAEMEATFYEPFPKDAQQIERPAGDSERRYGLGQLRPTWERSLGPFSPLLNYKWERTQEALRRLATVGASPHDDVAMEYINPHTGGPLMPTIACWIQLIRPGVRTKAHRHTGSAVYLVFEGKGHSVIDGQRFDWRKGDLFVVPTWAWHEHASADGTEAILFSVQDTPVMQALGLYREQAYPDHGGHQPVTRVFEG, encoded by the coding sequence ATGGCCGGTCCCCGCACCGCGACGACCACTGCGACCGACGAAGCGCAGGCGTTCTATCAGGAGCTGGAGCGCAACCACCTCGTCGCGCTCTGGAACGTCGCCACCAACCTCCTGCCCAAGGAGCCGCGAGGCCGCGCGATCCCGCATCTATGGCGCTGGGACACGATGCTGCCACTGGTGAAGCGAGCGGGCGAGTTGGCGCCGCTCAGCCGCGGAGCCGAGCGGCGCGTCCTCGGGTTCATCAACCCCGGCCTTCCGACGCGCTACGGCGCCACGCACACGCTGTGGGCCGGCTTTCAGTACCTGCTCCCGCGCGAGGTCGCTCCGGCCCACCGGCACTCGCCGGCGGCGATCCGGTTCATCGTCCAGGGCGACGGAGCGTTCACCACGGTGGATGGCGACAAGTGCGTCATGAGCCGCGGCGATCTGGTGCTCACGCCGCCGTGGACGTGGCACGACCACGGCAACGAGAGCGACGAGCCCATGATCTGGCTCGACGGCCTGGACCTGCCCCTGGTGGCCGAAATGGAAGCGACCTTCTACGAACCGTTCCCCAAAGACGCTCAGCAAATCGAGCGCCCGGCTGGAGACTCTGAGCGCCGGTATGGGCTCGGCCAGCTCCGACCGACCTGGGAGCGCTCGCTGGGGCCGTTCTCTCCGCTGCTCAACTACAAGTGGGAGCGCACCCAGGAGGCCCTTCGCCGGCTCGCCACGGTGGGGGCGAGCCCTCACGACGACGTGGCCATGGAGTACATCAACCCCCACACCGGCGGCCCCCTGATGCCCACCATCGCCTGCTGGATCCAGCTCATCCGTCCCGGCGTCCGGACCAAGGCGCACCGCCATACCGGCAGCGCGGTCTACCTGGTCTTCGAGGGCAAGGGCCACAGCGTGATCGACGGCCAGCGATTCGACTGGCGCAAGGGCGACCTCTTCGTGGTGCCGACCTGGGCCTGGCACGAGCACGCCAGCGCCGATGGGACCGAAGCGATTCTGTTCTCCGTCCAGGACACGCCGGTGATGCAGGCCCTCGGCTTGTATCGGGAGCAGGCCTACCCGGACCACGGCGGGCACCAGCCGGTGACACGCGTCTTCGAAGGCTAG
- a CDS encoding LLM class flavin-dependent oxidoreductase has product MKFGIDYFPDAQPDRISGRQYFEDVLDLAEYADELGYDSVKIVEHYFTSYGGYSPDPCLFLAACSQRARRLRLVTGAVLPVFNHPLKLAGQLTMLDAISGGRLDAGIARAFMPYEFDAFGISMEESRARFEEGIEALIRLWTEENVTFEGKFHRFRNVTSLPRPTQTPHPPIWVAAVVSPESFVWTGERGYNMMVVPYLGEHHELAEKLQLYRQAYRDHGHEATRGPGEVMMVLHLFVAPTRKEAREECRPYMEQYLRNFRTHAKAWTGRQSGQYKQYSALEQMLNDITYERVLDETRAVIGDPDDVARQLTYIRDTFGEVYPSFQINFGMMEKPKARRSIELFARHVMPRFR; this is encoded by the coding sequence ATGAAGTTCGGGATCGACTACTTCCCCGACGCCCAGCCGGACCGGATATCCGGCCGGCAGTACTTCGAGGATGTGCTGGACCTGGCCGAGTACGCGGACGAGCTGGGCTACGACAGCGTGAAGATCGTCGAGCACTACTTCACCTCCTACGGTGGCTACAGCCCCGACCCCTGCCTCTTCCTCGCCGCCTGCAGCCAGCGCGCGCGGCGCCTGCGCCTGGTCACGGGCGCGGTCCTGCCCGTCTTCAATCACCCGCTGAAGCTGGCCGGGCAGCTCACGATGCTGGACGCCATCAGCGGAGGGCGCCTGGACGCCGGCATCGCGCGCGCGTTCATGCCGTACGAGTTCGACGCCTTCGGGATCTCCATGGAGGAGAGCCGGGCGCGGTTCGAGGAGGGGATCGAGGCCCTGATCCGGCTGTGGACCGAGGAGAACGTCACGTTCGAGGGAAAGTTCCACCGCTTCCGCAACGTGACCTCGCTCCCGCGCCCGACCCAGACGCCGCACCCGCCCATCTGGGTCGCGGCGGTGGTGAGTCCCGAGTCCTTCGTGTGGACGGGCGAGCGGGGCTACAACATGATGGTGGTCCCGTATCTCGGGGAGCACCACGAGCTGGCCGAGAAGCTCCAGCTCTATCGCCAGGCGTACCGGGACCACGGCCACGAGGCCACCCGCGGTCCGGGCGAGGTCATGATGGTGCTCCATCTCTTCGTGGCCCCGACGCGGAAGGAGGCGCGGGAGGAATGCCGCCCCTACATGGAGCAATATCTCCGTAATTTCCGGACCCACGCCAAGGCCTGGACGGGCCGGCAGTCGGGGCAGTACAAGCAGTACTCGGCCCTCGAGCAGATGCTGAACGACATCACCTACGAGCGGGTGCTGGACGAGACCCGGGCGGTCATCGGCGACCCCGACGACGTGGCCAGACAGCTCACCTACATCCGTGACACGTTCGGGGAGGTCTACCCGAGCTTCCAGATCAATTTCGGCATGATGGAAAAGCCGAAGGCGCGCCGGAGCATCGAGCTGTTCGCCAGGCACGTCATGCCCCGGTTCCGCTGA
- a CDS encoding amidohydrolase family protein yields the protein MLDLVVRGGTLVVPGTGQLRADVGIAEGRIVALGEGLGGAKATFDAGGQAVLPGVVDPHVHLGNTLPFEEEAHTESRAAVIGGVTTVCVFLRRTDPYLKHLTEFRRAIDEASYVDAAFHLQIFTEEQLRELPACAEEHGVRSFKFYMSGIPGIVQSVSDAFLLEGFRQVTALGPDAVACVHAENASLVEWGRAELSRRKPRGSVADWEAAHPAEAEALAIKTAAYLAGQADAHLYIVHLSSRAGLDVVRGLKRDGARLTVETTSPYLGLSSDDPNGFLLKMVPPIRSASNTRMLWDGLLDGSIDLVGTDNTSRTRATKQPEAGLHGARPGYAGLGTHLPALLHFGHHVRGAPLELLAERMCGTPARVFGLYPKKGTIAVGSDADLVVVDLALEREVRPEALGGMSDFSPFEGKRLCGWPVATIKGGRIVARDGKLLEDRPTGRYLPRRPASRVDRSAP from the coding sequence ATGCTCGATCTGGTGGTTCGTGGTGGCACGCTGGTGGTCCCCGGCACCGGGCAGCTCCGGGCCGACGTCGGTATCGCGGAGGGGCGAATCGTCGCCCTCGGCGAGGGCCTCGGGGGGGCGAAGGCGACCTTCGACGCGGGGGGCCAGGCGGTGCTCCCGGGCGTCGTCGATCCGCACGTGCACCTCGGCAACACCCTGCCCTTCGAGGAAGAGGCGCACACCGAGTCGCGCGCGGCGGTCATCGGGGGCGTGACCACGGTGTGCGTCTTCCTCCGGCGGACGGATCCCTACCTCAAGCACCTCACGGAATTCCGCCGCGCGATCGATGAGGCGAGCTACGTCGATGCCGCCTTCCACCTGCAGATCTTCACGGAGGAGCAGCTCCGGGAGCTGCCGGCCTGTGCCGAGGAGCACGGCGTCCGGTCGTTCAAGTTCTACATGTCCGGCATCCCGGGGATCGTCCAGTCGGTGAGCGACGCGTTCCTCCTCGAGGGGTTTCGCCAGGTGACGGCGCTGGGGCCGGACGCCGTGGCGTGCGTGCACGCCGAGAACGCGAGCCTGGTCGAATGGGGCCGGGCCGAGCTCAGCCGCCGGAAGCCTCGGGGGAGCGTCGCCGACTGGGAGGCCGCCCATCCGGCGGAGGCCGAGGCGCTGGCGATCAAGACCGCGGCCTACCTCGCGGGCCAGGCCGACGCCCACCTGTACATCGTCCATCTCTCGAGCCGCGCGGGGCTCGACGTGGTCCGCGGCCTGAAGCGTGATGGCGCCCGGCTGACCGTGGAGACGACGAGCCCGTACCTCGGCCTCAGCAGTGACGACCCGAACGGCTTTCTCCTGAAGATGGTGCCGCCGATCCGCTCGGCGTCGAACACCCGGATGCTGTGGGACGGCCTCCTCGACGGCTCGATCGATCTCGTCGGAACGGACAACACGTCGCGGACGCGCGCCACCAAGCAGCCGGAGGCCGGGCTCCACGGCGCGCGGCCCGGCTATGCCGGGCTCGGCACGCATCTGCCCGCCCTGCTCCACTTCGGTCATCACGTGCGCGGCGCGCCGCTCGAGCTTCTCGCCGAGCGCATGTGCGGGACGCCCGCGCGCGTGTTCGGGCTCTATCCGAAGAAGGGGACGATTGCGGTCGGCTCGGATGCCGATCTGGTGGTCGTCGACCTCGCCCTCGAGCGCGAGGTGCGGCCGGAAGCGCTGGGCGGGATGTCCGACTTCTCGCCCTTCGAGGGCAAGCGCCTCTGCGGTTGGCCGGTGGCGACGATCAAGGGCGGGCGGATCGTCGCGCGCGACGGCAAGCTCCTCGAGGATCGGCCGACCGGACGATACCTCCCGCGGCGCCCGGCCTCGCGTGTCGATCGGTCAGCGCCTTGA